The following nucleotide sequence is from uncultured Draconibacterium sp..
CACAATCTCCGGAAATGCGCCCAATGCAGGCTGCACCACCGGAACTCCTGATGCCATGGCTTCAAGCAAATACATGCCGAATGCCTCACCGATACGAACCGGGACAGAGATCATAGCCACTTGTTTAAAAAATTCATGGCGGGCAGCTCCTTCAAACTCTTCCACTACTTCAAACTGATGTAACAAACCAGCCTCTTTCAGCTTATGCTTTTGCTCCTTGAAAAACTTTTTGTCATCACCCGTTAAACCTCCTGTGGCAATCAGTTTCACCTCCTCAAAACCGTCTTTGTTTTTCAATTCGATAAAAGCATCCACCACAATGTCGAATCCATCTTTGTGGCACATTCTTGATATATAACCAACGTTTTTCGGTTTCTCCTTAACAGGGATGTATGGGTAATCCTCCACATCAACTCCTAAGTAAAAAGTGTGCACCTTTTTATCGTCCAGGCGCATGCGCTTTTTCATCTCGCCGGCAAAATAATTGCTTACAGCAACCAGCGCATCCACATCCGCAGCACGCTCGTGCATCAAATCCCAAATTGGCTGCTGAAACTGAGGTTGCATCGCATCCACCCAAACATCCTCGTCCTGTAGCGAACAAACCACCGGAACGCCAACTTTTTCTTTCAGCCGTTTTGCCAATCCCAACAATAAGGCATTTGAAATATGAATGACATCGGGTTTGCAATGTTCGGCAATCCAGTCGGCCATTTTATCCAGCTCCTCTTTTTGTTCGCCTTGCTCACCCAGCAACATCGAAATTGTCATATCTTCCAGTCCTTTGGCACGGGTCGATCCTGCCATGGAAGCAGCCATTTTCATCATTGGTTTTGAATTCAGCAGCTTATCGAACCAAGCCGGTGCTTTTCTGAAAATCGGATACACCTGCTTAAGGTAAGTGCTAATGGCACCATAAAAAATCGGGATGTCCGAGATGTCGTGTTCATCAGAAAAAAGTGGTAAATACATGGGGATTTTCACCACCTGATGATCCAGTTTTCGTAAGGCATCCACATATTTGCTGTCGCGCAGACAATTACCGCAATAAAAGCTGCCACCTGATCCGGGTATGATTTGAATTATATTCATTTTGTTCTTTTTCAACACAAAGTCACTAAGTCACAAAGACTATCTAGTGTTTTACTTATGTATTTTCCGTATCCTAAACGACGTAATTCCCAACTTGAATTCCCCCAAACACAAAACGCTTATCAATACATTTCTTTATGTCTTCGAGTTTTTGTGTTTTTCTCTATTCGCCAAAACAATAAATGTTTCCATCATAAGCTCCCACAAACAACTGACCGTTGGCCACGGCGGGATTGCTGATGATCTGGCTTCCCAATTCATAAGTCCAAACAGGCTTTCCATCCGAAAGGTTCACAATGGCCAAATCACCACGCATATTGGCCACAACCACCTTATTTTTAACAACTACAGGAGAAGCCTCCACCTGTCGCCCCGTGTTGTATTCCCAAAGTTTCTCTCCTGTATTTTTATTAAAACAATACAAAAATTTATTGTGGTTAGCCGTTAAAACCTTTTCGCCTATTATAGCAGGCGAAGCAATAAACTGAAGGTTTGTTTTTTCGTCCGACCACTCCCAGATTGTTTTATCACTTTCAATGTCCACCTGAAAAAAGCGGCCATCGTAATCACCTATATAAACTTTATCATTTTCAACGGCTACAGATCCGGCCACATAGGTTGCCACATCAATTTTTTCAACCAATTTACCTGTTGTAACATCAACCACATGAAGGTAACCATCGCAGCCTCCAAACATTGCCTTACCGTCAGCACAGGCCGCTGCTCCGTTAATAAAATTATCCGACTCGTATTTCCATTTCAACTCACCGGTTTTGGCATCAACACAATGAAGGTAGTAATCGTAACTGCCCATAAAAATATAGGTTGTTCCACCTTCTGTCCACCAGTTTGCCGAACCGATTATCTGGTTTTCACATTCGTATTCCCAAAGTTTTTCGCCATTATCGAGATTCAGCGCAAAAAGCATCCCATCGAGATTTCCTACGTAAACCGTATTATCAAGAATGAGTGCAGGCGCTTCAATTGAATTTTCGGTATTAAATTTCCACAATAATTTTCCGGAAGTATGGAGGCAGTATACAAAACCATCTGTTGAGCCGATCACCACTTTATCGTTGGCAACTACCGGCGCCGACTTGATATTATCGCCGGTTTCGAATGTCCACAAAAGATTGGGCGATTCGGGCAATGTAGTTTTCGAAACACCTGAAAGATGTTGGTCGCCACGAAAAATCGGCCACGAATCGGACGGCTGAGCAGTAGCTCCAAAACTCAAAATGATTATAAAAGTTACTATCCAATACTTCATAGATTCTTTGATTTGCGAATACTGATTAACGAATTTCGATTGTAGATTTACTTCTAAAATCGTTAGTCAACACTCAACATTTCTATTTTTTTGAACCACAATAGACACATAGGAAACATCAGTTTGCCTATTGCGATTTGCCAACTGCCGACTCAATCTCAAATCGTTAATCGGCATTCTTTATTCAACATTCTTCAACGAGATCGCCCCTGTTGGACAACCTTCAGCAACTTTTCGCGCTGTTTCGGTCAATCCTCTTTTCAGGTCTTCGTTAAACGGAACACCGATCTCTACATCAAAACCCCGGCCAATAAATGTGAAACCAAATTTCTCCTGATATTTTCCGGTGAGACGTACACAAATTCCACATTTAATACATTTTTGCGGCTCATAAATCACCAAATCGTGATTGATTTCCTTTGTAATCTTTCGGCGCTCGCTGGTTTTAAAGCGTTTCTGATCCACTTTATATTGATCGGAATATTCGCGCAGTTTACAATTATCAATCGCACGGCAATCGCAATGCAAGCATCGTTTTGCTTCTGCAATGGCTTCTTCGCGGGTAAATCCTGCGAACTTACCTTGCTCCGGCAATTTACGCTTGCCTTCTACCGACTCTTTCAGGTATTCAGCAAATTCTTCGGCAACCATTTTTCCAAAGCGCGAATTGAATAAACGCGGTTCTCCTTTTATCTCTTGCCCGGCTAAAAATTGCATCACCGAGAAAGCCACCTCTTTTCCCTGTCCAACGGAACGCACTGCCAAACGCGATGAACGCAATACATTTCCAATGGCAAAAACTTTCTCGTCGGAAGTTTGATACGTGGTCTTATCAGCCACAATTCCCTTCGGTCCCGCTTTCAATTCATACTTTTCCGAAGCCTCTGTAATAGCTCCCGAAGCGAGAACCACAGCATCAAAATCCTTTTTCAACTGATTAAATTCTGCTGCTCCAACCGACTGACCTCCGCGAAACTCAACACCGGTTTTTATAATTGCTTCAATTTCTTTATCCAAAACATCCATCGGAAGAAGCTCTTCACTCAA
It contains:
- a CDS encoding glycosyltransferase family 4 protein, encoding MNIIQIIPGSGGSFYCGNCLRDSKYVDALRKLDHQVVKIPMYLPLFSDEHDISDIPIFYGAISTYLKQVYPIFRKAPAWFDKLLNSKPMMKMAASMAGSTRAKGLEDMTISMLLGEQGEQKEELDKMADWIAEHCKPDVIHISNALLLGLAKRLKEKVGVPVVCSLQDEDVWVDAMQPQFQQPIWDLMHERAADVDALVAVSNYFAGEMKKRMRLDDKKVHTFYLGVDVEDYPYIPVKEKPKNVGYISRMCHKDGFDIVVDAFIELKNKDGFEEVKLIATGGLTGDDKKFFKEQKHKLKEAGLLHQFEVVEEFEGAARHEFFKQVAMISVPVRIGEAFGMYLLEAMASGVPVVQPALGAFPEIVDVSGGGITYSPNTPEKLSESWAELLNDPDKLEKLSQAGYEGTGKKFNIHNHAAEIVELYETFRLRSV
- a CDS encoding PQQ-binding-like beta-propeller repeat protein; the encoded protein is MKYWIVTFIIILSFGATAQPSDSWPIFRGDQHLSGVSKTTLPESPNLLWTFETGDNIKSAPVVANDKVVIGSTDGFVYCLHTSGKLLWKFNTENSIEAPALILDNTVYVGNLDGMLFALNLDNGEKLWEYECENQIIGSANWWTEGGTTYIFMGSYDYYLHCVDAKTGELKWKYESDNFINGAAACADGKAMFGGCDGYLHVVDVTTGKLVEKIDVATYVAGSVAVENDKVYIGDYDGRFFQVDIESDKTIWEWSDEKTNLQFIASPAIIGEKVLTANHNKFLYCFNKNTGEKLWEYNTGRQVEASPVVVKNKVVVANMRGDLAIVNLSDGKPVWTYELGSQIISNPAVANGQLFVGAYDGNIYCFGE
- a CDS encoding FAD-dependent oxidoreductase, whose product is MIKLKINNKVVEVENGTSVMKAAQQMGFDIPNMCWHDELEHFTSCMLCMVKDQKNGRLYPSCSVKVIDGMEVITDDQEIAESRKTALELLLSEHVGDCEGPCQIACPAHMDIPRMNRLIAAGKFDEALEVVKKDIALPAVLGRICPAPCEGACHRKTVDEPVSICLLKRIVGDDGVEPTIPQVEKTGKKVAVVGAGPAGLAAAYYMQLKGIDVTLVDKNEKAGGLLRTELSEELLPMDVLDKEIEAIIKTGVEFRGGQSVGAAEFNQLKKDFDAVVLASGAITEASEKYELKAGPKGIVADKTTYQTSDEKVFAIGNVLRSSRLAVRSVGQGKEVAFSVMQFLAGQEIKGEPRLFNSRFGKMVAEEFAEYLKESVEGKRKLPEQGKFAGFTREEAIAEAKRCLHCDCRAIDNCKLREYSDQYKVDQKRFKTSERRKITKEINHDLVIYEPQKCIKCGICVRLTGKYQEKFGFTFIGRGFDVEIGVPFNEDLKRGLTETARKVAEGCPTGAISLKNVE